One window of the Lytechinus variegatus isolate NC3 chromosome 3, Lvar_3.0, whole genome shotgun sequence genome contains the following:
- the LOC121410389 gene encoding cholinesterase 1-like — protein MEPLIFCLCAILASQARSEPVPTGPMVNVNEGTLQGFTARYQEDTQLQVDKQVDVFLGVPFADPPVRFAAPEPKTPWTGVYDATAFKPACQQAPSPIYPDQSEDCLYLNVYAPSPKPSKAAVMVWIHGGGFSEGSIMSVGFSGGPIVSVGDVILVTISYRLSIFATFTTKDEAAPGNFGMLDQVAALKWVYENIEAFGGDKKRITLVGESAGAASVSFHLLSQLSRDYFTQAIMQSGSSLAYWAYRDDDESEMAKVESLASAMNCEAKNSTALVECLRSKDAEELRLASSTVYTEHYVVVDGNFLEASPPELYKRDDFKKIPMMSGFTKDEASFYALFDFIPEPPISGKVFTELIAGTLQEFGIDGEDVVGVVLQEYVDWTIADDPEADYFQAIVDFFTDTHYACPADEELRFHAGEGSPLFEYYFTHVPSQSIFTIGQEAVPWLGAGHAEDIPLVFGWPFIEEMVTYVGFNLTAEEKELSHKIIQFWTNFAKSGDPSKASENAAPGENEYSWPAFEVPGLRYKELSTELGEGRAIKARKCAFWREYFPEVLSTLGALDAEDDDEENLDEPGSHEVLAEYRELLGEWRREFQAYMEHRGNRCPAE, from the exons ATGGAGCCTCTCATCTTTTGTCTCTGTGCCATCCTGGCTTCACAAGCTAGGAGCGAGCCAGTGCCAACTGGGCCAATGGTCAATGTCAACGAGGGTACCCTACAAGGATTTACAGCTCGTTATCAAGAAGACACCCAGCTTCAAGTTGACAAGCAAGTTGATGTATTTTTG GGGGTGCCATTCGCTGATCCTCCTGTAAGATTTGCGGCTCCAGAACCCAAAACACCATGGACCGGGGTGTATGACGCCACTGCATTCAAACCAGCCTGTCAACAAGCACCATCACCGATCTACCCTGATCAAAGTGAAGACTGTCTCTACCTAAATGTATATGCACCAAGTCCTAAG CCGTCTAAAGCTGCTGTAATGGTATGGATCCATGGAGGTGGTTTTTCGGAAGGATCTATCATGTCAGTCGGCTTCTCAGGAGGACCTATTGTGAGCGTTGGAGATGTCATCCTCGTTACCATCAGTTATCGGCTTTCTATATTTGCAACCTTCACAACCA AGGATGAGGCTGCCCCTGGAAACTTTGGTATGCTCGATCAAGTTGCTGCACTCAAATGGGTGTACGAGAATATCGAAG CATTTGGTGGTGATAAGAAGAGGATAACCTTGGTCGGAGAGAGTGCCGGAGCCGCCAGTGTGAGCTTCCATTTACTCTCCCAGCTGAGCAGGGACTATTTCACCCAGGCTATAATGCAA agtggaTCCTCTCTTGCATATTGGGCTTACAGAGACGATGATGAATCTGAAATGGCGAAGGTGGAGAGCCTTGCATCAGCAATGAACTGTGAGGCGAAGAACTCTACAGCTTTGGTTGAGTGTCTAAGGTCTAAAGATGCAGAAGAATTAAGATTAGCATCAAGCACG GTTTACACTGAACATTACGTAGTCGTCGATGGTAACTTTTTAGAAGCCAGTCCCCCCGAGCTCTACAAAAGGGATGATTTTAAGAAAATTCCGATGATGTCAGGCTTCACAAAAGACGAAGCATCTTTCTATGCCCTTTTTGATTTCATTCCTGAACCCCCTATCTCTGGGAAAGTCTTTACGGAGCTGATAGCTGGCACCCTCCAAGAATTTGGTATTGACGGAGAAGACGTCGTGGGTGTGGTTTTGCAAGAATACGTTGATTGGACTATTGCCGATGATCCAGAAGCAGACTACTTCCAAGCCATCGTCGACTTCTTTACTGATACACATTACGCCTGCCCAGCGGATGAGGAGCTCAGGTTTCATGCTGGTGAGGGTAGTCCTCTGTTCGAGTACTACTTCACTCATGTTCCTAGTCA GAGTATTTTCACTATCGGACAGGAAGCCGTACCTTGGCTTGGAGCTGGTCATGCAGAGGATATTCCGCTTGTCTTTGGTTGGCCATTTATAGAAGAAATGGTAACCTATGTTGGGTTTAACCTCACAGCCGAAGAAAAGGAACTTTCTCATAAAATCATACAGTTCTGGACCAACTTTGCGAAATCTGG TGACCCAAGCAAAGCTTCCGAAAATGCTGCCCCTGGTGAAAATGAATACAGTTGGCCGGCCTTTGAAGTTCCTGGTCTCCGTTATAAGGAATTATCAACAGAGCTTGGAGAAGGCAGAGCCATAAAGGCCAGGAAATGTGCTTTTTGGAGAGAATACTTCCCTGAGGTCTTGAGTACTTTAg GGGCGCTAGACGCtgaagatgatgacgaagaGAATTTGGATGAGCCAGGATCACATGAAGTATTGGCAGAGTATCGAGAACTCTTAGGGGAATGGCGACGAGAGTTTCAAGCATATATGGAACACAGGGGCAACCGATGTCCTGCAGAATAA